The following are encoded in a window of Lacinutrix sp. WUR7 genomic DNA:
- a CDS encoding DUF6175 family protein produces MKLKKQTLVIIITLLAVNVSFSQAKKPTLMVVPADTWCFENGYTQTINNQGVIKDIPLYQMALQRNSDLALVITQINGLLSERGFSAKDLSAELKKVEAKAAEQELRASKNTGAEVSETPVDALKKTAKADIILEMSWAINDNGLEKQVTFILRGLDAYTGKQIAETSGTGAPDFSSPLPLLLEEAVSSRIDKFLASLQTTFDGWFDKGREVNLGIRVWDDWEYDLESEDFGDDELGFLIENWLNDNCVNGSYTTMDAEATMMNFEQVRIPMTYERNGKIRGMDARTWAKGLSAYLKDMGIINKLTISGLGEATLYLGSK; encoded by the coding sequence ATGAAATTAAAAAAACAAACATTAGTAATAATCATCACTCTATTAGCGGTAAACGTATCGTTTTCTCAAGCTAAAAAACCAACTCTTATGGTAGTGCCAGCAGACACTTGGTGCTTTGAAAACGGATACACACAAACGATTAACAATCAAGGTGTAATTAAAGATATTCCATTGTATCAAATGGCACTTCAACGTAATAGTGATTTGGCCTTAGTGATTACTCAAATTAATGGTTTATTAAGTGAAAGAGGATTTAGCGCGAAAGACTTATCTGCAGAACTAAAAAAAGTAGAAGCTAAAGCCGCTGAACAAGAATTAAGAGCTTCAAAAAACACTGGAGCAGAAGTTTCTGAAACACCTGTTGATGCTCTTAAAAAAACAGCTAAAGCGGATATCATTCTTGAAATGAGTTGGGCAATTAATGATAATGGACTTGAAAAACAAGTTACTTTTATTTTAAGAGGTCTAGATGCTTATACAGGAAAACAAATAGCAGAAACTTCTGGTACAGGAGCTCCAGACTTTTCTAGTCCATTACCTCTATTATTAGAAGAAGCTGTGAGTTCTAGAATTGACAAGTTTTTAGCAAGCTTACAAACTACCTTTGATGGATGGTTTGATAAAGGTAGAGAAGTTAATTTGGGAATTCGTGTTTGGGATGATTGGGAATACGATTTAGAATCTGAAGATTTTGGAGATGATGAATTAGGCTTTTTAATCGAAAATTGGTTAAATGACAACTGTGTAAATGGATCATATACAACAATGGATGCCGAGGCTACAATGATGAATTTTGAACAAGTTAGAATCCCTATGACTTATGAGAGAAATGGAAAAATTAGAGGAATGGATGCCAGAACTTGGGCTAAAGGCTTAAGCGCTTATCTTAAAGATATGGGGATTATAAATAAATTAACTATTAGTGGATTAGGTGAAGCAACGCTTTATTTGGGCTCTAAATAA
- a CDS encoding superoxide dismutase family protein, with amino-acid sequence MKRSTIFILALSVIFAIGCKKGVKQETGTTKAMTAKKVKMKLEPKSGSKVKGNIAFTEEDGKIRMVAIVEGMDPGTTHAMHIHEKADCSAADGTSSGGHWNPTAQPHGKWGDAAGYHKGDIGNITAEENGRAYLEFSTKEWCLGCGDPNKDILGKAIIVHAGADDYGQPTGNAGGRISCGGIIE; translated from the coding sequence ATGAAAAGAAGTACCATTTTTATTTTAGCCTTAAGTGTCATTTTTGCAATTGGTTGTAAAAAGGGAGTGAAACAAGAAACTGGAACCACCAAGGCAATGACTGCTAAAAAGGTGAAGATGAAACTAGAGCCAAAAAGCGGTAGTAAAGTAAAAGGAAATATTGCTTTTACGGAAGAAGACGGTAAAATTAGAATGGTAGCTATTGTTGAAGGAATGGATCCAGGAACAACACACGCCATGCATATTCATGAAAAAGCAGATTGCTCTGCTGCAGATGGCACTTCTTCTGGAGGACATTGGAACCCAACTGCACAACCTCACGGAAAATGGGGAGATGCCGCAGGATACCACAAAGGAGATATTGGTAATATAACTGCGGAAGAAAATGGTAGAGCATATTTAGAGTTCTCTACTAAGGAGTGGTGTTTAGGTTGCGGAGACCCAAACAAAGATATTTTAGGAAAAGCAATTATTGTTCATGCAGGAGCAGATGACTATGGTCAGCCAACAGGAAACGCTGGTGGACGCATAAGTTGTGGAGGAATTATAGAATAA
- a CDS encoding YceI family protein, producing the protein MKITKFLTILAVTSLLATSCKEEKKETETQVIVPTEATSSFIIKPEGTSVKWTAFKTTKKVPVGGEFATLNFEKKSGATPEEALNNLEFSIPVSSLFTKDDTRDAKLKASFFGAMLNTDLIKGIIKYNNGNYSATITMNGVTEDLPLDVSIAEERRVTMKAKMDLKKWNALNALETLNKVCLDLHKGADGVSKTWEDVDIEISTYLRDK; encoded by the coding sequence ATGAAAATTACAAAATTTCTAACAATATTAGCAGTAACTTCATTACTAGCTACTTCTTGTAAAGAAGAAAAAAAAGAAACAGAGACACAAGTAATAGTGCCTACGGAAGCAACTAGTTCTTTTATTATAAAGCCAGAAGGAACTTCTGTAAAATGGACTGCATTTAAAACTACAAAAAAAGTACCTGTTGGTGGCGAATTTGCGACTTTAAATTTTGAAAAAAAATCTGGTGCAACACCGGAAGAAGCTTTAAATAATTTAGAGTTTTCTATTCCAGTAAGCAGTTTATTTACTAAAGATGACACTAGAGATGCTAAATTGAAAGCTTCTTTCTTTGGAGCTATGCTAAATACCGATTTAATAAAAGGTATTATAAAATACAATAATGGAAATTATAGTGCTACTATAACCATGAATGGCGTTACGGAAGATTTACCTTTAGATGTAAGCATTGCTGAAGAAAGACGAGTTACCATGAAAGCAAAAATGGATCTTAAAAAATGGAATGCTTTAAATGCTTTAGAAACCTTAAACAAAGTGTGTCTTGACCTTCATAAAGGAGCTGATGGTGTTAGCAAAACATGGGAAGATGTGGATATAGAAATCAGCACTTATTTAAGAGATAAATAA
- the hemN gene encoding oxygen-independent coproporphyrinogen III oxidase codes for MANSLVNKYNIPGPRYTSYPTVPYWNNDTFSLKLWKASLIQSFKESNDTEGISLYIHLPFCESLCTFCGCNKRITKRHEVESPYITAVLKEWDLYCALLKTKPNIKELHLGGGTPTFFTPQNLERLIKGIVRKATLAENYEFSFEGHPNNTTRAHLQTLFDLGFKRVSFGVQDYNETVQKAIHRIQPFENVKRVTETAREIGYTSISHDIIFGLPFQTEAYVEETINKTKLLKPDRIAFYSYAHVPWIKGNGQRGYKDSDLPTPESKRNQYELGKKMLFEADYVEIGMDHFALQTDTLYQATTNKELHRNFMGYSSSKTQAMIGLGVSSISDSWYGFAQNVKGLEEYYHLIDENIIPVYRGHILNEEDLIIRKHILNLMCQLETSWSPTENYFSELPDTLIKLKEMEQDALVEIFSNKIIITEKGKPFVRNICMAFDLLLQRNKPESQLFSMTI; via the coding sequence ATGGCAAATTCACTAGTTAATAAATATAATATTCCAGGACCTCGTTATACGAGTTATCCTACGGTTCCTTATTGGAATAATGATACTTTTTCATTAAAATTGTGGAAAGCTTCATTAATACAATCTTTTAAAGAAAGTAATGATACGGAAGGTATTAGTTTATATATTCATTTACCATTTTGCGAAAGCTTATGTACCTTTTGTGGTTGCAATAAGCGCATTACTAAAAGACACGAAGTAGAATCACCATATATTACAGCTGTTTTAAAAGAATGGGATTTGTATTGTGCGCTTTTAAAAACAAAACCAAATATTAAAGAATTACATTTAGGAGGAGGAACACCAACGTTTTTTACTCCACAAAATTTAGAGCGATTAATAAAAGGTATTGTAAGAAAAGCTACGCTTGCTGAAAATTATGAATTTAGTTTTGAAGGACATCCTAACAATACAACCAGAGCGCATTTACAAACGCTTTTTGATTTAGGATTTAAACGTGTAAGCTTTGGTGTACAAGATTATAATGAAACCGTTCAGAAAGCAATACATAGAATACAACCTTTTGAAAACGTAAAACGAGTTACAGAAACGGCGCGAGAAATTGGCTATACCTCCATAAGTCATGATATTATTTTCGGATTACCATTTCAAACCGAAGCATATGTAGAAGAAACCATTAATAAAACCAAATTATTAAAGCCAGACAGAATTGCTTTTTATAGTTATGCACATGTACCTTGGATTAAAGGAAACGGGCAACGTGGTTATAAAGATAGTGATTTACCAACTCCAGAAAGTAAAAGAAACCAATACGAGTTAGGTAAAAAAATGCTATTTGAAGCTGATTATGTAGAAATAGGGATGGATCATTTTGCATTGCAAACAGATACTTTATACCAAGCAACAACCAATAAAGAATTGCATAGAAACTTTATGGGGTATTCATCCTCTAAAACACAAGCTATGATAGGTCTTGGAGTTTCTTCCATCAGTGATAGTTGGTATGGTTTTGCACAAAACGTAAAAGGTTTAGAAGAATATTACCATTTAATAGACGAAAATATTATTCCTGTGTATCGCGGACATATATTAAATGAGGAAGATTTAATTATTAGAAAACACATTTTAAATTTAATGTGTCAATTGGAAACTTCTTGGTCACCAACCGAAAATTATTTTTCAGAGTTACCGGATACACTAATAAAATTAAAAGAAATGGAACAAGATGCACTAGTTGAAATCTTTTCCAATAAAATAATAATAACAGAAAAAGGAAAACCCTTTGTAAGAAATATTTGTATGGCTTTCGATTTGCTTTTGCAACGTAACAAGCCAGAATCGCAACTATTTTCAATGACCATTTAA
- a CDS encoding universal stress protein — protein MKKIIVPIDFSEHSEYALETAAVLAKKYDAEILALHMLELSNALISNAENMQQEETVFYLKLAEKRFQEFLDKDYLKDAKVTPLVKHFKVFSEVSEVAKEHDADLIVMGSQGASGLKEVLIGSNTEKVVRHSDIPVLVIKENPILTDFENVIFASDFSKDAIKPYLNASKMMETLDAKMHLVYVNLPDNQFRSSTEIEKRVATFLKEAEGNLDKMKQVAYVNDYSIEKGVLNYSNIIGADLIAVATHGRTGLAHFFEGSISEDIANHSTLPVMTFKI, from the coding sequence ATGAAAAAAATTATTGTACCAATAGATTTTTCTGAACATTCAGAATATGCCTTAGAAACCGCTGCTGTTTTAGCTAAAAAATATGATGCAGAAATTTTAGCATTACACATGCTAGAACTTTCTAATGCGCTTATTTCTAATGCGGAAAATATGCAACAAGAAGAAACTGTTTTCTATTTAAAACTTGCTGAAAAAAGGTTTCAAGAGTTTTTAGATAAAGATTATTTAAAGGATGCTAAAGTAACTCCGTTGGTAAAGCATTTTAAAGTTTTTAGTGAGGTTAGTGAAGTAGCTAAAGAACACGATGCAGATTTAATTGTAATGGGTTCTCAAGGAGCGAGTGGATTGAAAGAAGTACTTATTGGTTCTAATACAGAAAAAGTGGTAAGACATTCTGATATTCCTGTTTTAGTAATTAAAGAAAATCCTATTTTAACAGATTTTGAAAACGTAATTTTTGCTTCCGATTTTTCTAAAGATGCAATAAAACCATATTTAAATGCTAGTAAAATGATGGAAACATTAGATGCTAAAATGCATTTGGTATATGTAAATCTTCCAGATAATCAATTTAGAAGTTCTACGGAAATAGAAAAACGTGTGGCAACCTTTTTAAAAGAAGCCGAAGGTAATCTGGATAAAATGAAACAGGTCGCTTACGTAAATGATTACTCTATTGAAAAAGGGGTTTTAAATTATTCTAATATTATAGGTGCAGATTTAATAGCAGTTGCAACGCATGGTAGAACTGGATTAGCACATTTTTTTGAAGGTAGTATTTCTGAAGATATTGCAAATCATTCTACTTTACCAGTGATGACATTTAAAATTTAA
- a CDS encoding cytochrome c yields the protein MKTTLKLLMVLFVTLLVSCGGKEEKKKEGFSYQKKATTEKTTTPKAEKVPASKKIDLSNKGVGPIKSVTLGAEVDQAMATHGADVYKKMCTACHRADKKFIGPAPTGILERRTPEWVMNMILNPEQMVKEDPLAKELLMEFNGAPMANQHLTEKEARAVLEYFRTLK from the coding sequence ATGAAAACAACACTAAAATTATTGATGGTATTATTTGTAACACTTCTAGTAAGTTGTGGAGGCAAAGAAGAAAAGAAAAAAGAAGGATTCTCTTATCAAAAAAAGGCAACAACAGAAAAAACTACAACGCCTAAAGCAGAAAAAGTTCCAGCATCTAAAAAAATAGATTTATCTAATAAAGGTGTCGGTCCAATTAAATCTGTAACACTTGGAGCAGAGGTAGATCAAGCAATGGCTACACATGGTGCAGATGTTTACAAAAAAATGTGTACAGCTTGTCATAGAGCAGACAAAAAATTTATTGGTCCAGCACCAACAGGTATTTTAGAAAGACGTACTCCAGAATGGGTAATGAATATGATTTTAAATCCAGAGCAAATGGTAAAAGAAGATCCATTAGCAAAAGAGTTATTAATGGAGTTTAATGGTGCACCTATGGCAAACCAACATCTTACAGAAAAAGAAGCAAGAGCTGTTTTAGAATATTTTAGAACCCTTAAATAA
- a CDS encoding fasciclin domain-containing protein — protein MKPIQNFLLVFATLALVSSCKDNNQSTSATDTEVKTEVTSQKTGQAFIEGDVGTTVLSVAMGSKDHTTLVAAVQAAQLENALVNAGPLMVFAPTNEAFAALPEGTVENLLKPENKDALANILKYHVTPGNYSKDFLKKFKKLGQANNDYVKVEVVDGEPMIGGAKILGSVKAGNGIVHIIDKVLLPPTD, from the coding sequence ATGAAACCAATCCAAAACTTCTTACTTGTTTTTGCAACTTTAGCTTTAGTAAGTTCTTGTAAAGACAATAATCAAAGTACTTCTGCCACAGATACCGAAGTGAAAACGGAAGTAACATCACAAAAAACAGGGCAAGCCTTTATTGAAGGAGACGTTGGTACAACCGTTTTAAGTGTCGCTATGGGTTCTAAAGACCATACAACGTTAGTAGCTGCTGTACAAGCTGCACAATTAGAAAATGCTTTAGTAAATGCAGGACCATTAATGGTGTTTGCGCCAACTAACGAAGCGTTTGCAGCTTTACCAGAAGGTACGGTTGAAAATTTATTAAAACCAGAAAACAAAGATGCTTTGGCTAATATCTTAAAGTATCATGTAACTCCTGGTAACTATTCTAAAGACTTTTTAAAGAAATTTAAAAAACTAGGACAAGCTAATAATGACTATGTAAAAGTGGAAGTTGTAGATGGAGAACCAATGATTGGAGGAGCAAAAATATTAGGAAGTGTAAAAGCTGGAAACGGAATTGTACACATCATTGATAAAGTTTTATTACCTCCAACTGATTAA
- the nosZ gene encoding Sec-dependent nitrous-oxide reductase gives MKNLLTSSIAMFVILLGFTSCNNGNKSGSKSGALASNIAEKVYVAPGEYDSHYAFLSGGYSGNVTVYGLPSGRMFKEIPVFSQFPTSGYGYSEETKPMLNTSYGFIPWGDAHHPDISQSKGELDGRWLFINENNTPRIARLSLTTFETEEIIEVPNSAGNHSSSFVTENTEYVVAGTRFSVPIPQRDMPIKDYKGNFQGALSFISVAPETGNMDIKFQVLMPGFNYDLSHPGRGKSHGWFFFTTYNTEEANTLLEVNASQNDKDFIAAINWKKIEEYVNNGGGTMMPANYAHNVYDEHTHTATSTMKKEVRVVNPIEVPGAVYFIPTPKSPHGCDVDPSGEYIVGNGKLSANLTVHSFTKMLDAIENKKFAGEAYGIPILNFEDVLAGVVEQPGLGPLHTEFDGKGNAYTTFFISSEVVKWKLGTWEVVDRKPTYYSVGHLTIPGGNSGKPQGKYMFAMNKITKDRYLPTGPEMEHSAQLYDISGDKMELLLDFPTHGEPHYAAAMEAGIIKAQSQKIYKLADNKHPYAAKSDADTKVVRDGKNVHIYLTTIRSHFSPDNIEGIKVGDKVYFHVTNLEQDFDVPHGFAVIGQNNSELLVMPGQTKTSVWEPKQVGVWPFYCTDFCSALHQEMQGYVRVSAANSDTPIKWSLGEDIE, from the coding sequence ATGAAAAATTTACTAACATCAAGCATTGCAATGTTTGTTATCCTTTTAGGATTTACAAGTTGTAATAATGGGAATAAATCAGGGTCAAAGTCTGGTGCATTAGCAAGTAATATTGCAGAAAAAGTTTATGTTGCTCCAGGAGAGTACGATTCGCATTATGCCTTTTTATCTGGAGGTTATAGTGGTAATGTAACAGTTTACGGTTTACCTTCTGGTAGAATGTTTAAAGAAATCCCTGTATTTTCTCAATTTCCAACCTCAGGTTATGGGTATTCAGAAGAAACGAAACCAATGTTAAACACTTCTTATGGATTTATCCCTTGGGGAGATGCGCATCATCCAGATATTTCGCAATCTAAAGGAGAGTTAGATGGTCGTTGGCTATTTATAAATGAAAACAATACACCACGTATTGCAAGACTTAGTCTTACCACATTTGAAACCGAAGAAATTATAGAGGTACCAAATAGTGCAGGTAATCACAGTTCTTCTTTTGTTACTGAAAATACAGAATATGTAGTGGCAGGAACACGTTTTTCTGTTCCAATTCCGCAACGTGATATGCCAATTAAAGATTATAAAGGAAACTTTCAAGGTGCCTTATCTTTTATTAGTGTAGCACCAGAAACAGGAAACATGGATATTAAATTCCAAGTTTTAATGCCAGGATTTAACTACGATTTATCACATCCAGGACGTGGGAAATCTCATGGTTGGTTCTTCTTTACAACATATAATACAGAAGAGGCTAACACGCTTTTAGAGGTGAATGCTTCACAAAATGATAAAGATTTTATTGCAGCTATTAATTGGAAAAAAATTGAAGAATATGTAAATAATGGAGGTGGAACTATGATGCCTGCTAATTATGCACATAATGTATATGATGAGCATACACATACAGCGACATCTACTATGAAGAAAGAAGTTCGTGTTGTAAATCCAATAGAAGTTCCTGGAGCTGTTTATTTTATTCCAACACCAAAATCACCTCACGGTTGTGATGTAGATCCTTCTGGAGAATATATTGTAGGTAATGGTAAGCTATCGGCTAATTTAACGGTGCATTCGTTTACAAAAATGTTAGATGCTATTGAAAATAAAAAGTTTGCTGGTGAAGCGTACGGAATTCCAATTTTAAATTTCGAAGATGTTTTAGCTGGAGTAGTAGAACAACCAGGATTAGGACCATTACATACAGAGTTTGATGGAAAAGGAAATGCATATACTACATTCTTTATTTCTTCAGAAGTTGTAAAATGGAAATTAGGTACTTGGGAAGTTGTGGATAGAAAACCTACATATTATTCTGTTGGTCACTTAACAATTCCTGGAGGAAATTCAGGAAAACCACAAGGTAAATACATGTTTGCAATGAATAAAATAACAAAAGATCGTTATTTACCAACAGGTCCAGAAATGGAGCACTCTGCACAATTGTATGATATTTCTGGAGATAAAATGGAATTACTTTTAGATTTTCCAACACATGGAGAGCCACATTATGCTGCTGCAATGGAAGCAGGTATTATTAAAGCACAATCTCAAAAAATCTATAAGTTAGCAGATAACAAGCATCCTTATGCAGCTAAATCAGATGCAGACACTAAAGTGGTTAGAGATGGTAAAAATGTACATATCTACTTAACAACTATTAGAAGTCACTTTTCACCAGATAATATTGAAGGTATAAAAGTAGGAGACAAGGTATACTTCCACGTTACTAATTTAGAACAAGATTTTGATGTACCTCATGGATTTGCGGTAATAGGTCAAAACAATTCAGAATTACTAGTTATGCCAGGACAAACAAAAACATCTGTTTGGGAACCTAAACAAGTTGGTGTATGGCCATTTTATTGTACCGATTTCTGCTCTGCATTACACCAAGAAATGCAAGGTTATGTTAGAGTATCTGCTGCAAATTCAGACACACCAATTAAGTGGTCTCTTGGAGAAGACATTGAATAA
- a CDS encoding nitrous oxide reductase accessory protein NosL produces the protein MKTLKHYSTFILFLSFISCNVSPKPIEYGSDGCHFCKMTIVDKVHAAEFVTKKGKAYKFDATECMVNYLDEFDTSEIELYLTNYFSKPETFTDATKATYLISKKIPSPMGAFLTAFKDRSQAEKIQTEKGGELYSWTELLDHLKN, from the coding sequence ATGAAAACACTAAAACACTATTCTACTTTCATATTATTTTTAAGTTTTATAAGTTGTAATGTATCTCCTAAACCCATAGAATATGGAAGCGATGGTTGTCATTTTTGTAAAATGACCATCGTAGATAAAGTGCATGCAGCAGAGTTTGTTACCAAAAAAGGTAAAGCTTACAAATTTGATGCAACAGAATGTATGGTTAATTATTTGGACGAGTTTGATACTTCTGAAATAGAATTATACCTAACAAATTATTTTTCAAAACCAGAAACTTTTACAGATGCTACAAAAGCAACGTATTTAATAAGTAAAAAGATTCCTAGTCCAATGGGAGCATTTTTAACCGCTTTTAAAGATCGTTCACAAGCAGAAAAAATACAAACAGAAAAGGGTGGAGAATTATACTCTTGGACAGAGCTACTAGATCATTTAAAAAACTAG